The following proteins come from a genomic window of Romeriopsis navalis LEGE 11480:
- the lpxA gene encoding acyl-ACP--UDP-N-acetylglucosamine O-acyltransferase, which produces MLSNTNAQRINAPHLPTDGSNVRPISSRSIATMPTLIHPTAVIHPDAQIHPTVQVGAYAVIGGNVTIGAGTVIGAHVVIDGETQIGEQNQLFTGAVIGSPPQDLKYDGGCNAVCIGNGNQIREYVTINQATQTGEVTQIGDNNLLMAYTHVGHNCVLENHVIIANGVALAGHIHIESYARISGVLGVHQFVRIGRLSMVGGMTRIDRDVPPYMLIEGNPARVRTLNLVGLKRSGLISDDVLKSLKKGFRQLYRSGLTLEQALEAISLLPDNEHLAHLQTFVRHSMAGNRGLTPGNKSNRQRTE; this is translated from the coding sequence ATGTTGTCTAATACCAACGCGCAACGCATTAACGCTCCGCATCTTCCGACTGACGGCAGCAACGTCCGTCCGATTTCCTCGCGATCGATTGCCACTATGCCAACCCTGATTCATCCGACGGCAGTTATTCACCCTGATGCTCAAATTCATCCCACCGTCCAAGTGGGCGCTTACGCAGTCATCGGTGGCAATGTCACAATCGGCGCTGGGACAGTCATTGGGGCTCATGTAGTCATAGACGGTGAGACCCAAATTGGCGAACAAAACCAGCTATTTACTGGCGCTGTCATTGGTTCACCACCCCAGGATTTAAAATACGACGGGGGGTGTAACGCTGTATGCATCGGCAACGGCAACCAGATTCGGGAATACGTGACCATTAACCAAGCCACCCAGACTGGGGAAGTCACCCAGATTGGCGATAATAACTTGCTCATGGCTTATACCCATGTGGGTCACAATTGCGTTTTAGAAAATCACGTCATTATTGCGAATGGCGTCGCCTTAGCCGGTCATATCCACATTGAATCCTACGCCCGGATTAGCGGGGTCCTCGGGGTTCATCAGTTCGTGCGCATTGGCCGGCTATCGATGGTCGGTGGCATGACTCGGATTGATCGCGATGTCCCACCATACATGCTAATTGAAGGCAACCCCGCCCGGGTTCGGACATTGAATTTAGTTGGGTTGAAGCGATCGGGATTGATTTCCGATGATGTGCTGAAATCCCTCAAGAAAGGCTTCCGCCAACTCTATCGATCGGGATTGACCCTGGAACAAGCCCTTGAAGCGATCAGTCTGCTCCCTGATAACGAACACTTAGCCCATCTACAAACGTTTGTCCGCCACTCCATGGCCGGCAATCGCGGTCTCACACCGGGGAACAAGTCCAACCGGCAGCGCACCGAATAG
- the fabZ gene encoding 3-hydroxyacyl-ACP dehydratase FabZ yields the protein MTTLTESNLAASHPPAADTPTESAVKKTFSIEEIHQLLPHRYPFALVDRIIDFVPEKMAVGIKNVTFNEPHFQGHFPNRPVMPGVLIVEAMAQVGGVVLTQMADDIQDGLFMFAGIDKVRFRRPVVPGDQLVMTVELLSIKARRFGKMQGRAEVDGKLVCEGELMFALVN from the coding sequence ATGACCACACTGACTGAATCCAATTTAGCTGCTTCCCATCCTCCTGCTGCAGACACGCCCACCGAATCAGCGGTGAAAAAAACGTTCAGCATCGAGGAAATTCACCAGCTACTACCCCATCGATATCCATTTGCCCTGGTCGATCGGATCATCGATTTCGTCCCTGAGAAAATGGCAGTGGGCATTAAAAATGTCACCTTTAACGAACCCCATTTCCAGGGACATTTTCCCAATCGTCCAGTTATGCCAGGGGTTTTAATCGTTGAAGCCATGGCTCAAGTTGGCGGTGTGGTCCTCACCCAGATGGCAGATGACATTCAAGACGGCTTATTTATGTTCGCGGGCATTGATAAAGTGCGGTTCCGCCGCCCCGTTGTGCCGGGTGATCAACTGGTCATGACCGTGGAACTGTTATCGATTAAGGCACGTCGATTTGGCAAGATGCAGGGCCGCGCTGAAGTCGATGGCAAGCTCGTTTGCGAAGGCGAATTGATGTTTGCCCTCGTCAATTAG
- the lpxB gene encoding lipid-A-disaccharide synthase: MKRRIFISTGEVSGDLQGATLVTALFEQAKVQGIELEILALGGARMQQAGATLLGDTRAISSIGLVEAIPQILPTLKLQRQAQAVLKAHPPDLVILIDYIGANLKIGRFVRQQFPDIPIVYYIAPQEWVWSLNDKNTNQIAAITDRVLAIFPEEAAYYQRFGIDAKFIGHPLIDQLRHLPDRQAARQQLGIPPEQVALLLSPASRTQELKYLLPEIFAAAQTVQSQIPQVHFWIPLALPQFRPAIEAAIAKYQLNANIIPGDQGRIAIAAADLAITKSGTINLEMALLNVPQVVTYRLSAFTAWVGYKLLKLTIPFASPVNLVLMREVVPELLQDNMKADAIAAKVLETIQPQNRERILADYQAIRDEFGEFGVCDRAANIILEMLNPNAKSRPTADSVPN, translated from the coding sequence GTGAAGCGTAGGATTTTTATTAGCACTGGGGAAGTCTCCGGTGACTTACAAGGTGCAACTTTAGTCACCGCGCTATTCGAGCAAGCAAAAGTTCAGGGCATTGAGCTAGAAATCTTGGCCCTGGGTGGGGCACGTATGCAGCAAGCCGGGGCCACACTTTTAGGTGATACCCGGGCAATTTCTTCGATCGGGCTCGTCGAAGCAATTCCACAAATCTTGCCAACGCTAAAGCTCCAACGGCAGGCCCAAGCCGTGCTGAAAGCACATCCACCGGATCTCGTCATTCTGATTGATTATATTGGCGCCAATCTGAAGATTGGTCGCTTCGTGCGACAGCAGTTCCCCGATATTCCCATCGTCTACTACATCGCACCCCAGGAATGGGTTTGGTCATTAAATGACAAGAACACCAATCAAATTGCCGCAATTACCGATCGCGTATTGGCCATTTTTCCCGAGGAAGCCGCTTACTATCAGCGGTTTGGCATTGATGCAAAGTTTATCGGTCATCCCCTAATTGACCAACTGCGGCATCTCCCTGATCGCCAGGCCGCCCGCCAACAACTCGGGATTCCCCCCGAACAAGTTGCTTTACTGCTCTCACCCGCGTCGCGCACCCAAGAATTAAAATATCTATTACCAGAAATCTTCGCGGCGGCCCAAACTGTTCAAAGTCAGATTCCTCAAGTGCATTTCTGGATTCCGCTGGCACTACCCCAGTTCCGCCCCGCGATTGAAGCCGCGATCGCGAAATATCAACTTAACGCCAACATCATTCCCGGCGATCAGGGCCGCATTGCGATCGCCGCCGCCGACTTGGCAATTACCAAATCCGGCACCATCAATTTAGAAATGGCACTGCTCAACGTCCCCCAAGTCGTGACTTATCGCCTGAGTGCCTTTACCGCCTGGGTCGGATACAAGCTACTCAAACTCACCATCCCCTTCGCTTCGCCGGTAAATCTCGTGCTAATGCGCGAGGTCGTGCCAGAGCTCCTACAAGACAACATGAAAGCGGACGCAATTGCGGCAAAAGTGCTCGAAACAATCCAACCGCAAAATCGCGAGCGGATCTTGGCTGACTATCAAGCAATTCGCGATGAGTTCGGCGAGTTTGGGGTTTGTGATCGAGCCGCCAACATTATTCTGGAGATGCTGAATCCCAACGCTAAATCCCGCCCAACGGCCGATTCAGTTCCCAATTAA